A genomic window from Bombus pyrosoma isolate SC7728 linkage group LG8, ASM1482585v1, whole genome shotgun sequence includes:
- the LOC122569906 gene encoding uncharacterized protein LOC122569906 — protein MYPSDEPLSVQKLDVLLRQSLGNDLQIKHVEWKPLTAPGENFGSIMLAIIVTLTRSSNKTETLHLVAKLPPTSTYLLGLFNSPVTFRKELQFYSVMVKEFKNLQIESGVNEKDTRDLVPKFFGGRLGLKNPEQFDEQAAIILENLKLSGYDTGDRIFGLDKKHTEFAIESLAKLHALAIALKIKKPQLYERIAVEIFLDVSNEITEKCVKDMFGKSKSDLESMEEIRPYLDRVNKTIEYGLEANKNLKKPEEPWATFVHSDFWVNNMMFRHDEKGELVDMKIVDFQLSAYDYGMKDLIFFLVSSANEEILDNKLDHMFDLYYSCFIKMLKTLKVDTEKFSKQKFDEILNRCGPVKFNQCIMMAQVIQAPKKSISENVEGSNVFIDISDNVIYKRKLLHIVTLFDKRGWLLK, from the coding sequence ATGTACCCGTCAGACGAGCCATTGTCAGTTCAAAAGTTGGACGTGCTTTTAAGACAAAGTCTTGGTAACGATCTTCAAATAAAGCATGTTGAATGGAAGCCTCTAACCGCGCCAGGCGAAAACTTTGGAAGCATCATGCTGGCCATCATTGTCACCTTAACGCGGTCAAGCAACAAAACGGAGACTCTTCATCTGGTCGCGAAACTTCCACCCACTTCCACTTATCTATTGGGCTTGTTCAACAGTCCAGTGACATTCAGGAAGGAGCTACAATTCTACAGCGTGATGGTGAAGGAATTCAAAAACCTTCAAATAGAAAGTGGCGTCAACGAGAAGGACACAAGAGATCTGGTACCAAAGTTCTTTGGGGGAAGACTAGGTTTAAAAAATCCAGAACAATTTGATGAACAAGCTGCTATCATTTTGGAGAACCTGAAACTCAGTGGCTACGATACGGGCGATCGAATCTTTGGGCTGGATAAGAAGCACACAGAATTTGCAATTGAATCTCTAGCCAAGTTACACGCTCTCGCCATTGCtttaaagataaagaaacctcagttatatgaaagaatagcggtagaaatatttttagacgTTTCAAATGAAATCACAGAAAAGTGTGTTAAGGACATGTTTGGGAAAAGTAAATCGGATTTAGAGAGCATGGAGGAAATCAGACCGTATTTAGATCGAGTTAATAAGACCATAGAATACGGTCTTGAGGCAAACAAAAATCTTAAGAAACCGGAAGAACCTTGGGCAACATTTGTTCACAGTGACTTTTGGGTGAACAATATGATGTTCCGACACGATGAAAAAGGAGAGCTAGTCGATATGAAGATCGTAGATTTTCAATTATCCGCATATGATTACGGTATGAAAGATCTGATCTTCTTTCTCGTGTCGAGCGCGAACGAAGAAATTCTGGATAACAAACTGGACCATATGTTTGACTTGTATTATtcttgtttcattaaaatgttaaagacGCTAAAAGTAGACACGGAGAAATTTTCCAAGCagaaattcgacgaaattcTGAATCGTTGTGGGCCtgtaaaattcaatcaatGTATCATGATGGCTCAAGTGATTCAGGCACCTAAGAAAAGTATCTCAGAGAACGTGGAGGGTAGCAATGTTTTCATAGATATATCTgacaatgtaatatataaacgaaaattattgCACATTGTGACTCTATTCGACAAAAGGGGATGGctacttaaataa
- the LOC122569900 gene encoding BTB/POZ domain-containing protein 7 isoform X3: MNVFRILTPCVLQRRRPKEVDNSDKRDCWFVKRRRGDASYMIHRMGASASSSITSVGGDSVQAARLSSSGNPPDQHGIAIREKKKKMTGFATLRKKFIRRRRSSKACDHGRIIRDLVSTWSHLEATALLEEYEALAALKDLHVQAELARPPAATYKQDLSMLYDYKHCSDVDLVYRGACFPVHRALLSARCPYFRDLLAGCPGYGARICLELRTPNLEVQMFSALLRYLYTGDICPHDAALEANLLRRLSEEFGTPNPLEHDLRYLLDTGDYADAALVFTSDSDYQRPDSGSSEYGFRPKLELPCHKAILSARSPFFRNLIQRRTRSGEDHTERALHIPTRIVLDESVIPKRYARVLLHAVYLDTVDLSLIMRGNGCGNSAGSLGEVQALTHTGRVRPSPLEEAMELYQIGRFLELDILSQGCEDLILEYLTLESLPTVLKWGSQPHGSAWVHRQALHYLREEFQPVASSSILHQLDHVHLANVLQSHFLQASELEILQAVLKWGEQELVRRMEDREPNLLSHTVHSVTRKGLKKRDLSDIELREILSELLPLVRMDHILPPNSEALAQAIRRGLVSTPPSHMIGDERENLRMNAWIRGGKKNGFFVRPRLFMPYYEEIKSLVEEQMVQEADLVRLRRPRYVADIPDALYMVDEKPRPMGTAGVDVLAAAFPVPDSATLAAMLKREQKLRQSPSCQRAISLPLSSRHEINRQVRLRVVREFNLPDTVADLLEFCRALFPEYSRI; this comes from the exons ATGAATGTATTCCGAATTTTGACACCGTGTGTATTACAACGTAGACGACCAAAGGAGGTTGATAATTCCGATAAAAGGGATTGCTGGTTCGTGAAAAGACGGCGTGGAGATGCTTCCTACATGATACATAGAATGGGTGCTTCTGCATCGTCAAGCATTACCAGTGTAGGTGGAGATTCGGTCCAAGCAGCTAGACTTTCATCCTCTGGTAATCCACCTGATCAACATGGCATTGCTATCAg ggaaaagaagaagaaaatgacgGGGTTCGCGACTTTACGGAAGAAGTTCATTCGAAGACGTCGGTCTTCAAAGGCCTGCGACCATGGTAGGATAATCCGAGATTTGGTCTCAACATGGAGCCATTTAGAGGCAACGGCGCTTTTGGAAGAGTACGAGGCGTTGGCTGCATTAAAGGATCTCCATGTTCAAGCCGAATTAGCTAGACCACCGGCTGCCACATACAAACAGGATTTGTCGATGTTGTACGACTATAAACATTGTTCTGATGTGGATCTCGTCTACCGAGGAGCATGTTTCCCTGTTCACAGAGCCCTGTTGTCAGCCCGTTGCCCCTACTTTAGGGATTTGCTGGCTGGATGCCCgg GATACGGTGCTAGAATATGTTTGGAGCTGAGAACACCGAATCTCGAAGTACAAATGTTTTCAGCATTATTGCGATATCTCTACACTGGTGATATTTGTCCACACGATGCAGCTCTGGAGGCGAATCTCTTGCGACGACTGAGCGAAGAATTCGGCACACCGAATCCGCTGGAACACGATCTCAGATACCTGCTGGACACCGGCGATTACGCGGACGCTGCGTTAGTGTTCACATCGGACAGTGATTACCAGAGACCAGATAGTGGAAGTTCAGAATATGGATTCCGGCCAAAGTTAGAACTGCCATGTCATAAAGCGATACTTTCTGCGAGATCCCCGTTCTTCAGAAACTTAATACAAAGACGGACTAGATCTGGGGAAGATCACACAGAAAGAGCGCTTCATATACCCACTAGAATAGTTTTGGATGAGAGTGTAATACCCAAACGATACGCCAGAGTATTGTTACATGCAGTGTATTTAGATACAGttgatttatcgttaattatgaGAGGTAATGGTTGCGGGAACAGCGCTGGTAGTCTTGGAGag GTTCAGGCTCTTACTCATACTGGACGTGTTCGACCAAGTCCCTTAGAAGAAGCGATGGAATTGTACCAAATCGGCAGATTTTTGGAACTAGATATATTGTCACAGGGTTGTGAAGATCTTATTTTAGAATACCTTACATTGGAATCGCTCCCAACTGTTTTGAA gtGGGGCAGTCAACCTCACGGATCGGCATGGGTACATAGACAAGCGTTGCATTATTTAAGAGAGGAATTCCAGCCAGtcgcttcttcttctattcTCCATCAATTGGACCACGTACATTTGGCGAACGTTTTGCAAAGCCATTTCTTGCAAGCGAGCGAACTTGAAATACTGCAGGCGGTACTCAAGTGGGGGGAACAAGAATTGGTGCGTCGTATGGAAGATCGGGAACCAAATTTGCTCAGTCATACGGTGCACTCTGTTACAAGAAAGGGGTTGAAGAAAAGGGATTTAAGCGATATAGAGTTGCGAGAGATACTTAGCGAGCTTCTACCACTTGTCAGAATGGATCACATATTACCCCCAAATAGTGAAGCGTTGGCTCAA GCTATTAGAAGAGGATTAGTTTCAACTCCACCGAGTCATATGATAGGAGATGAGAGGGAGAATTTACGAATGAATGCATGGATAAGGGgagggaagaaaaatggaTTTTTTGTAAGGCCACGTCTGTTCATGCCTTATTACGAGGAAATAAAG TCTTTAGTTGAGGAACAAATGGTCCAAGAAGCAGATTTAGTGAGATTGCGAAGGCCACGGTATGTGGCCGATATTCCCGATGCCTTGTACATGGTTGATGAGAAACCAAGACCAATGGGTACAGCCGGGGTGGATGTTCTCGCCGCGGCGTTTCCAG TTCCAGATTCCGCGACCTTGGCAGCTATGCTAAAGCGAGAGCAGAAATTGAGGCAGTCTCCCAGTTGTCAGAGGGCTATCAGTTTGCCGCTCTCATCGCGACACGAAATTAATAGGCAAGTGCGACTACGTGTTGTGAGGGAGTTCAACCTACCTGACACGGTGGCGGATCTGTTAGAA
- the LOC122569902 gene encoding GTP-binding protein 2 isoform X1, with protein sequence MKYSMSKSWWNWSDKEILHPKGGATMDAFAASSPTNFRLELELNLFQAQKNESSRLVTVRSRLNRAQSGIEKSGGKVRGSHAVLFNSDVGVKRDFDFRSIRPAKGKLLFVKCNMESFLELFDPDNNKHSQKDTWNDSENEGNQMSDCENSSNDDDQEERLPPEPEQGNVEYKLKLINPSSQRFEHLVTQMKWRLREGHGEAIYQIGVEDNGKLTGLSREDMKASLKTLNDMAARLGATTSILRERHANSKNKDITTRHNKEERQIAEVLIRKLRKGDREDQDSIIDLRLAVSGAQDAGKSTLLGVLTQGELDNGRGRARLNMLRHLHEIKTGRTSSISHEIIGFDSKGHVLNYAEMATAEEICEHASKVVTFIDLAGHRKYLRTTVLGLTGYSPHHVMLVVAPPMNEASQEHMALCLTLGLPFFIVVNKIDLGFYSISETINQLENAINALGYCKQLIMYNNSQMAWNYESDIIPVFNVSCVTGEGLKDLTSFIKNLSPYNVNSADSDPESCLFQIDETFRVAGLNEPVLGGLLVRGAIAPGTRLLVGPLPDGEFSPVKVVSLHRNKAPCCLVRASQSASLTLAPPTNRSPPLPHLRPGMVLISLWDQPHATLFFQATVLIVYHATAIYSGFQTTVHVGNVRQTCIIKGIMDAKDRGLQTNDTASVLFRFVNHPEYLHVGMRLLLREGRTKGIGKITQIFPLIGQQNSMQ encoded by the exons ATGAAGTACTCCATGTCCAAATCTTGGTGGAATTGGAGCGACAAAGAG ATTCTTCACCCTAAAGGTGGAGCCACAATGGACGCGTTCGCAGCGTCATCTCCAACGAATTTTCGATTGGAATTGGAACTAAATTTGTTTCAAGCGCAGAAGAATGAATCGTCGAGGCTGGTAACAGTCAGATCTCGATTGAATCGTGCACAGTCAGGTATTGAAAAAAGCGGAGGGAAAGTGAGAGGTTCGCATGCTGTGTTATTCAACTCTGACGTGGGTGTCAAACGCGATTTCGATTTCAGGAGTATACGTCCTGCGAAAGGAAAACTACTGTTTGTAAAATGCA ATATGGAGTCATTCTTGGAATTGTTTGATCCAGATAATAACAAACACAGCCAGAAAGATACTTGGAATGATTCAGAGAATGAAGGAAATCAAATGTCAGACTGTGAAAATTCAAGTAATGATGATGATCAGGAGGAAAGACTACCACCAGAACCTGAACAGGGTAATGTTGAATACAAACTGAAGCTAATAAATCCATCTAGTCAACGGTTTGAACATCTTGTAACACAAATGAAATGGCGTCTCAGAGAAGGCCACGGGGAAGCTATTTATCAAATTG gtGTGGAagataatggaaaattaacaGGCTTATCAAGAGAAGACATGAAGGCATCATTAAAAACTCTAAATGATATGGCAGCTAGATTAGGTGCTACAACAAGTATACTACGTGAAAGACATGccaattctaaaaataaagatataaccACACGTCACAATAAAGAGGAAAGACAGATAGCAGAAGTTTTAATAAGAAAGTTAAGGAAAGGGGATAGAGAGGATCAAGATAGTATTATTGATTTGAGACTTGCAGTCAGTGGTGCCCAGGATGCTGGAAAATCAACTCTCTTAG GAGTATTAACCCAGGGTGAGCTAGATAATGGTAGAGGGAGAGCAAGGCTGAATATGTTGCGACACCTTCATGAGATAAAAACAGGTCGTACATCATCGATATCTCACGAAATTATAGGCTTTGATAGCAAAGGGCATGTTCTAAATTATGCGGAAATGGCAACTGCAGAAGAAATATGCGAGCACGCGTCGAAAGTTGTTACATTTATAGATTTAGCCGGtcatcgtaaatatttaaggACTACGGTACTCGGTCTCACAG GATATTCACCTCATCACGTGATGTTGGTTGTAGCACCGCCTATGAATGAAGCGTCGCAAGAACACATGGCGTTATGTCTTACATTGGGACTTCCATTTTTTATAGTTGTAAACAAGATCGATCTTGGTTTTTATAGTATATCCGAAACAATAAATCAGTTAGAGAACGCCATTAATGCACTGGGATATTGTAAGcaattaataatgtataataacagTCAAATGGCGTGGAATTATGAATCAGACATAATACCAGTTTTCAATGTGAGTTGTGTTACCGGGGAGGGTTTGAAAGATTTAACAagttttattaagaatttatcaccatataacgtgaATTCTGCAGATTCAGATCCTGAATCGTGTCTGTTTCAAATTGACGAAACTTTCAG AGTAGCAGGTTTGAACGAACCTGTTTTGGGAGGATTGCTTGTGAGAGGAGCAATCGCTCCTGGAACTCGATTGTTGGTAGGCCCTTTACCAGATGGTGAATTCAGTCCTGTTAAAGTTGTTAGCTTACATCGAAACAAGGCTCCATGCTGTTTAGTAAGAGCATCGCAGAGTGCTAGTCTAACATTAGCACCACCAACAAATCGAAGCCCCCCTTTGCCCCATCTAAGACCTGGAATGGTTTTAATATCACTATGGGACCAACCTCATGCTACGCTTTTTTTCCAA GCAACTGTGTTAATAGTGTACCATGCGACTGCAATATATTCTGGTTTTCAAACAACTGTACATGTAGGGAATGTAAGGCAGACGTGTATCATTAAAGGAATAATGGACGCAAAAGACAGAGGTTTACAAACGAACGATACGGCATCCGTGTTGTTTAGGTTCGTCAATCATCCGGAATATTTGCACGTCGGTATGCGATTATTATTGCGAGAGGGTCGTACTAAAGGAATCGGTAAAATAACACAGATATTTCCACTAATAGGTCAGCAGAACAGTATGCAGTAa
- the LOC122569902 gene encoding GTP-binding protein 2 isoform X2: MESFLELFDPDNNKHSQKDTWNDSENEGNQMSDCENSSNDDDQEERLPPEPEQGNVEYKLKLINPSSQRFEHLVTQMKWRLREGHGEAIYQIGVEDNGKLTGLSREDMKASLKTLNDMAARLGATTSILRERHANSKNKDITTRHNKEERQIAEVLIRKLRKGDREDQDSIIDLRLAVSGAQDAGKSTLLGVLTQGELDNGRGRARLNMLRHLHEIKTGRTSSISHEIIGFDSKGHVLNYAEMATAEEICEHASKVVTFIDLAGHRKYLRTTVLGLTGYSPHHVMLVVAPPMNEASQEHMALCLTLGLPFFIVVNKIDLGFYSISETINQLENAINALGYCKQLIMYNNSQMAWNYESDIIPVFNVSCVTGEGLKDLTSFIKNLSPYNVNSADSDPESCLFQIDETFRVAGLNEPVLGGLLVRGAIAPGTRLLVGPLPDGEFSPVKVVSLHRNKAPCCLVRASQSASLTLAPPTNRSPPLPHLRPGMVLISLWDQPHATLFFQATVLIVYHATAIYSGFQTTVHVGNVRQTCIIKGIMDAKDRGLQTNDTASVLFRFVNHPEYLHVGMRLLLREGRTKGIGKITQIFPLIGQQNSMQ, encoded by the exons ATGGAGTCATTCTTGGAATTGTTTGATCCAGATAATAACAAACACAGCCAGAAAGATACTTGGAATGATTCAGAGAATGAAGGAAATCAAATGTCAGACTGTGAAAATTCAAGTAATGATGATGATCAGGAGGAAAGACTACCACCAGAACCTGAACAGGGTAATGTTGAATACAAACTGAAGCTAATAAATCCATCTAGTCAACGGTTTGAACATCTTGTAACACAAATGAAATGGCGTCTCAGAGAAGGCCACGGGGAAGCTATTTATCAAATTG gtGTGGAagataatggaaaattaacaGGCTTATCAAGAGAAGACATGAAGGCATCATTAAAAACTCTAAATGATATGGCAGCTAGATTAGGTGCTACAACAAGTATACTACGTGAAAGACATGccaattctaaaaataaagatataaccACACGTCACAATAAAGAGGAAAGACAGATAGCAGAAGTTTTAATAAGAAAGTTAAGGAAAGGGGATAGAGAGGATCAAGATAGTATTATTGATTTGAGACTTGCAGTCAGTGGTGCCCAGGATGCTGGAAAATCAACTCTCTTAG GAGTATTAACCCAGGGTGAGCTAGATAATGGTAGAGGGAGAGCAAGGCTGAATATGTTGCGACACCTTCATGAGATAAAAACAGGTCGTACATCATCGATATCTCACGAAATTATAGGCTTTGATAGCAAAGGGCATGTTCTAAATTATGCGGAAATGGCAACTGCAGAAGAAATATGCGAGCACGCGTCGAAAGTTGTTACATTTATAGATTTAGCCGGtcatcgtaaatatttaaggACTACGGTACTCGGTCTCACAG GATATTCACCTCATCACGTGATGTTGGTTGTAGCACCGCCTATGAATGAAGCGTCGCAAGAACACATGGCGTTATGTCTTACATTGGGACTTCCATTTTTTATAGTTGTAAACAAGATCGATCTTGGTTTTTATAGTATATCCGAAACAATAAATCAGTTAGAGAACGCCATTAATGCACTGGGATATTGTAAGcaattaataatgtataataacagTCAAATGGCGTGGAATTATGAATCAGACATAATACCAGTTTTCAATGTGAGTTGTGTTACCGGGGAGGGTTTGAAAGATTTAACAagttttattaagaatttatcaccatataacgtgaATTCTGCAGATTCAGATCCTGAATCGTGTCTGTTTCAAATTGACGAAACTTTCAG AGTAGCAGGTTTGAACGAACCTGTTTTGGGAGGATTGCTTGTGAGAGGAGCAATCGCTCCTGGAACTCGATTGTTGGTAGGCCCTTTACCAGATGGTGAATTCAGTCCTGTTAAAGTTGTTAGCTTACATCGAAACAAGGCTCCATGCTGTTTAGTAAGAGCATCGCAGAGTGCTAGTCTAACATTAGCACCACCAACAAATCGAAGCCCCCCTTTGCCCCATCTAAGACCTGGAATGGTTTTAATATCACTATGGGACCAACCTCATGCTACGCTTTTTTTCCAA GCAACTGTGTTAATAGTGTACCATGCGACTGCAATATATTCTGGTTTTCAAACAACTGTACATGTAGGGAATGTAAGGCAGACGTGTATCATTAAAGGAATAATGGACGCAAAAGACAGAGGTTTACAAACGAACGATACGGCATCCGTGTTGTTTAGGTTCGTCAATCATCCGGAATATTTGCACGTCGGTATGCGATTATTATTGCGAGAGGGTCGTACTAAAGGAATCGGTAAAATAACACAGATATTTCCACTAATAGGTCAGCAGAACAGTATGCAGTAa